ACCATTACGGTGTTTAGCCACAATAAACTCACCTTGCCCTTCAGTAGGAGAACGTTCATCATCATCCCATTCATCAATTTTATAATATTCTGGTCTATAAATAAAACTCACAATATCGGCATCTTGTTCTATTGCTCCAGATTCACGTAAATCTGAAAGCAAAGGACGCTTACTTCCTCCACGAGTTTCAACAGCACGCGATAATTGTGATAATGCAATTACGGGAACCATCAACTCTTTTGCTAAAGCTTTTAAGTTTCTAGAAATCATTGAGATTTCTTGTTCACGATTTCCTCCATGATTACTACCACCTGTCATCAATTGCAGGTAATCAATCATAATTAATTTTATACCATGTTGTGATGATAAACGACGTGCTTTTGCACGTAAATCAAAAATGGAAAGTGATGGTGTATCGTCAATAAATAAAGGTGCTTTTTCTAAGCCTTTCACTTTAACGTTAAGCTGCTCCCACTCGTGCTTTTCTAATTTACCTGTACGCAATTTTTCAGAAGACAAACCTGTTTCACTTGAAATTAAACGTGTGATTAGCTGTACTGATGCCATCTCTAATGAGAAAAAAGCAACAGGAATGTTTTGATCTACAGCAATATTTCTTGCCATAGATAGCGTTAAAGCTGTTTTACCCATACCAGGACGAGCAGCGATAATAATTAAATCGGATGGTTGCCAACCCGAAGTTAATTTATCTAATTTTGTAAACCCTGTTGGTATACCACTTAAACCTTCTTTATTAGAAATTTCTTCAATTTTCTTTTTAGCTTGGATTACTAAATCTTGTGCAGTTTCACTTGATTTTTTTATATTACCTTGAGTAACTTCATATAATTTAGATTCTGCTTGGTCCAGCAAATCAAAAACATCTTTGGTTTCGTCATAAGATGCTTCAATAATTTCATTTGAAATTTTAATTAAACTACGCTGAATAAATTTTTGCAGAATAATACGTGCATGAAATTCTATATGGGCTGAAGAAGATACTTTTTGAGTTAAGGAAATAAGATAAAAATCGCCTCCTGAAAGTTCTAATTTTGCGTTTTTCTTTAATTGAGTAGAAACGGTTAATAAGTCGACTGGTTCGCTGTTTTCAAACAATTGAAAAATAGCATCAAAAATATGTTGATGCGCTTCTTTATAAAAAGCATCAGGACTTAAAATATCAATAACTTCATCCACCCCTTTTTTATCAATCATCATTGCTCCAAGAACAACCTCTTCTAAATCAATAGCTTGAGGAGGTATTTTTCCTTTTTCTAAACTAATAATAGTACTTTTATCTACTTTATATCCTTGAACGGGGTTGGGTTGTTTCATGACTACGAAGTTAATTAAAATTGAAACCTATTTAAATATTAATGCCCTTATGATTGTTAACCACTAGTTAACAATTTAACTGTTAATAACTTAAAAATATTGTCGATAAGCATAAAAAAATCTGAAGTTAAAAAACTCCAGATTTCTTATGATATGGTTTTAAATGGATTACCCTTTATAGACACCCATTTGAGTATATTTTTCCATACGTTGAGATACTAAATCCTTTGGTGATAAGTTTTTAAGTTGGTCAAAAGATTTAGAAATAGCATTTCTTACTGCTAAAAATGTTTTCTCTCTATTTCTATGTGCACCACCTAATGGCTCTTTTATAATTTCATCAACTAACTTAAGCTTCTTCATGTCTATAGCTGTTAATTTTAAAGCTTCTGCAGCTTGTTCTTTATATTCCCAACTACGCCATAAAATTGACGAACAAGATTCTGGAGAAATAACAGAATACCAAGTATTTTCTAGCATAAGTACCCTATCTCCAACTCCTATACCTAATGCGCCACCAGAAGCTCCTTCTCCTACAACTATAGTAATAATAGGAACTTTTAATCGTGCCATTTCTAATATATTCCTAGCAATAGCTTCTCCTTGTCCGCGTTCTTCAGCTTCCAATCCTGGGTATGCACCTGGTGTATCTAATAGTGTTACAACAGGAATCCCAAATTTCTCGGCAGACTTCATTAATCGTAATGCTTTACGATATCCTTCTGGATTAGCCATTCCAAAATTTCTATATTGACGTGTTTTTGTATTATAGCCTTTTTGCTGACCAATAAACATATAACTTTGGTCTCCAATTTTACCTAAACCACCAATCATGGCTTTATCATCTTTAAAACTTCTATCGCCGTGTAATTCTAAAAAAGATTCACCACATAGTGCTTTAATATAATCTAAAGTATAAGGTCTATCTGGATGGCGAGACATTTGTACACGTTGCCAAGCAGTCAAGTTTTTATAAATATTTTTTTGAGCTTCTTTAAGCTTTAAGGCTATTTGTGCACATGTTTCTGTAACATCTACTTCACTCTCTTCCCCAATTACTTTACATTTTTGAAGCTGATCTTCAAGTTCTTTTATAGGGAGTTCAAATTCTAAATATTCCATAAGAATTTTGTTTTGCTATTTAAATCATTTGGTTAGCCTACAAATATAAAAACTTTAATTTTGATTCACGGCTAAGATTGTTTTCTTTTTACAATACTACTATTTTTTATCAGACCATTTAACAAAACAATAGCAATGATAATGCTTGCGCCATAGTAAAAAGCTGCACTCATTCTTTCTTTTTCGGGAAATAGTATAAACGCTATTATTATACCATAAACAGGTTCTAAATTATAAGTTAAAACAACTGTATATGGGCTAATTAACTTCATTACATATACGGAAGCAATAAAAGCATAGGCCGTACAAATAGATGCCAATATAAAAAGGTAAACAAAGTCTAATTGACTTAAATTAAAGAATTCAAATGAAAAACCTTCTCCAAAAAACAATATATAAAGAGAAATAAATAAAACACCACTTAAGAACTCATAAAACGAAATAACTGTCGCAGTATGACGTTTTAAAAACACACCATTAAGTACTGCAAATAATGATGAAAAAAAAGCTGATAAAATACCTAACATAATGCCTTTTAGATATCTTATTTCACTTTGTAATATTATAAACACTCCGATAATTACAATAATTCCGAAAAGAATTTCATACCAAATAATGGTACGTTTATATATAATTGGCTCTATCAATGAAGCAAAGAAAGCACCAGTTGAAAACATAGCTAAAGCAATAGATATATTGGACTCCTTTATTGAAGCAAAAAAAGTAATCCAATGCAAGGCTATAATTACACCCGCAATAGATAACCTAAGAACAGATTTTAAATTAATTTTTAATTTAATGCTAGATATTTTAATATAAATAAACATTAAAACAAAAGCAATAACCATTCTAAACCACACTAAAGGGATCGCTTCTAGAGAAATAAGATCTCCTAAAATGGCTGTAAACCCAGCAATAAAAACCAGAAAATGTAAGTGAAAATAATTTTTAAGCTTAGCGTTTAGCATTATACAGAAGGTAAGCTGCTAAAATACCAAAAATGACATTAGGAAACCAAACAGCTACCAATGGTGAAAAATCAGATTGTTCTGCCATAACCCCAAAAATTTTATCGAAAAACACAAAAACCATAGCAATACAAATACCAACAGCTAAATTAACCCCCATACCTCCTCTTCTTTTCATTGAAGATACTGCGACTGCTATAATTGTTAAGATAAATACCGATGCAGGTAAACTCCATTTTCTATATAAAACTAATTGAAAGCGCCCTACATTTGATGAACCACTCATTTTTTCTTTCTCAATAAACCGTTTTAATTCGCCATACATTTTTGTTTCAGCTGCATAAACTTCAGGTATTAAATCATCAACTTGAAAAGTAAAAAGCGTATCTTTTGTCTTTATAATTTCTAATTCATCTTCTCTTTCAAGAATATCTCTTTTTACATAATTGGTTAACCTATAAGTGGTATCAGCCTCCACGTACTTTATATTACTCGCTGAAATTTTATATTTAAGTTCGTTTCCTTCAAAATGCTCTAATGTAAAATCATGACCAATACTATTTTTTACATCAAAACGACTAACATATACTATTTCATTATCATTTATCTGTTTGAACACATTCCTGTTTTCTACGGCACTTTTACCTGTTTTAAAATATTTAAAAGAAAAATCATTAAAACCTTCACTCGCTTTAGGCGCTAAAAACAAACCAAGAATAATAGCAAGTATGGCGACTATTGAAGATCCTATTAAATAAGGCCTTAAAAACCTAGTAAAAGATACTCCAGAACTAAGAAAAGCAATAATTTCTGTATTGTTAGCTAGTTTTGAAGTAAACCAAATAACAGATAAAAACAAGAATAATGGAAATAACAAGTGTGCAAAATAGATAGTGAAATCTAAAAGATACCAGAGCACCTCATTCAACGGCACGTCCTGCTCAAGAATTTTACCAATTTTTTCAGCTAAATGAACCGTAATTCCAATAGGAATAAACAGTAAAAGCATCATAGTAAATGTGAATAAATAGCGCTTTAATATATACCAATCTAGAATCTTCACTTATAACCTATTATTCATTTGTTTTACCATTTTTTCTTTCCAAGCATAAAAATCTCCTGCTAATATATGTTTTCTTGCTTCTCGAACCAACCATAAATAGAAACCTAAATTATGTATGGTAGCTATTTGTTTACCTAACAATTCATTAACTGTAAACAAATGTCGTAAATATGCCTTACTATATTCGGTATCTACAAATGTAATTCCCATTTCATCTATAGGTGAAAAATCTTCGGCCCATTTTAAATTTTTAATATTTATAGAACCATAAGCTGTAAATAACATACCATTTCTTGCATTACGTGTGGGCATAACACAATCAAACATGTCTACACCTAACGCTATATTTTCTAAAATATTGATTGGCGTTCCCACACCCATTAAATACCTTGGTTTATCTTCTGGTAAAATGTTGCAAACTATATCGGTCATCGCATACATTTCTTCTGCTGGTTCTCCAACAGATAATCCGCCAATAGCATTACCTACAGCTCCAGAATTTGCAATATATTCAGCCGATTGCATACGTAAATCTTTATAAGTGCTCCCCTGCACTATTGGAAAAAAAGCTTGATTATAATCGTATTTTAAAGGTGTTTTTTCTAGATGATTTATACAACGATCTAACCAACGATGTGTCATGTGCATCGATCGTTTTGCATAATTATAATCACATGGATATGGCGTACACTCATCAAAAGCCATAATAATATCGGCGCCTATACTACGCTGAATTTCCATCACATTTTCTGGTGTGAACGTATGATAACTTCCATCTATATGGGATTTGAATCGAACTCCTTCTTCCTTTATCTTTCTGTTAGCAGAAAGCGAATACACTTGATAACCTCCAGAATCGGTTAAAATATTCCTATCCCAATTCATAAATTTATGTAGCCCTCCTGCTTTTTCAAGAACAGTAGTTTGTGGCCTTAAATATAAATGATAGGTATTTCCTAAAATAACATCTGGATTTATATCATCTTTCAACTCACGTTGATGTACACCTTTAACTGTAGCTACCGTACCAACAGGCATAAATATAGGGGTTTCTATAACACCATGGTCTGTTGTTATTTTACCCGCTCTTGCTTTACTTTGAGGATCTTTAGCTTTTAATTCAAATTTCATCTGTATCACCGTATAAGTTGGCAAAGATAAATAACTAAAAATCGATATCAATATTAATAAAAAGGAAATAATTTTTGTTTGGCAACGTTTTTGATATAGTTAACTAAATCTTAAAACGAACATTTATGAACAATTTAAAAAACTTCCACAAGTACTTTAGAATCAACAGTGGTGTAAGCAAAAATTTATTTTACATTTTAATGATTGCCATTTGCATACCAGCTGCTACAATGGCTCAAACTACTGAAGGTGTTGGAGTTAAAGCTGGTTTAAATTACAATTCTAACGGTAATTATTTTCAATCTATTAGTACAAATGCACAAAACCCAGACCGAAATGTTGGCTACCACTTTGGTTTATTTGGAAAAATAGGAAAAGAAATATACTTTAAACCAGAGCTCGTTTACACTAGTACTAAGAGTGATTATAATGATGATAGCTTTAAAATGCAAAAAATTGATGCGCCTTTATTAGTAGGTATAAAGGTTTTAGGACCTATTAGTGTTTTTGGAGGTCCGTCATTTCAATATATACTAGATTCAGAATTTGATGGTATAGCCATAAATGATATTGAAAACGATTTTTCTGTTGGTTTAAACTTTGGCATAGCATTAAACCTGAATAAAATTGGTATTGATTTAAGATATGAAAGAGGATTTAGTAAAAATGAAGCCACTTTTCTGCAGAATAACTCTATAAATCCAGACAGACTAGATACCCGTCCAGATCAACTAATTTTAAGTTTATCTTTGATTTTATAAACAACATAAAAAAGCATTTAAAACAAAAAACCTCGCTACTGCGAGGTTTTTTGTTTTATGAATTCGGCATTAAATCTTTGAAGCAGTATCGTCAGGATCTAAATAGTTAGGAGTACCATCTCCATCTGTATCATCATTTGTAGGATCTCCATCATTATTAATATCTTCATTTATTGTAAGCACCCCATCGCCATCATCATCTACATCAGCATAATTAGGTGTTCCATCCTCATCAGTATCATCATCAGCTAATTGATCTAAAGTAATAAGTTCTCCATTACTATTTATATCTTCAAGGTAAGTTGGTACGCCATCGCCATCATGATCGTTTTCTGTCATTTGTAATAACTCAAATTTAAAGCTTATTGGTGTATATGAAGGAATTCCTGTTGTCGCATTAGAAAAATATGCTAATCCAGAAGGCACAAACATTACACCCAATCCATAATTCATATAATTTACAGTACCATCTGCACCATCTGAAAATGACTCTGTTGTATTAAAATCTGGTAAAACTTTTCTCCATACTGGTATTAAAGTAGTTAAATCAAAATCTACAGGTGTTACAGCACTATCAAATACCGAATGACTTAATAAAAAGCCCTCATATCTTACACGAACTACATCTGCAAAATTAGGAGACTCTGTTCCACCTCCTTGATTTAATCTTAATATATATATTTTATATTCTGTATCTGCATAAACTAAAGTCTTTGTTTCAACTGCTTCTTTTAATACAGTATTGCCGTCAGGCACAGTACCTGTTCCAAATTTAGTAATAACAATATCTTGAATACTTGGATTATCATTAGTTGCTAATTCACCAGAATTATAATAATGTGTCTCTAAATATTTAACAATAGAGTCATTATCAGCTATTTGTTGCTCTGCTCTATCTCTAATTTCAATAACTACTGGATCTGTAGTATCATCATCTTTATTACAAGAGACAAAACCAATCAATACTATTAAAACAACTAAAGTTATTTTTCTAATTCCCATATACTTCTCTTAACTTTTTCTTTATCTAAAATAACACCTCTAAATAATAACTTCTTTTAAGTCGTTACATTACTATAAATGTTACTTTAATGCTTATTTTTGAGGTCGCAAGATACAATTTTAATATAATCTTGCATAACAACATTAACGTAGTTTTTACAATAATTATATGCGTATAGATAAGTATTTATGGTGTGTTAGATATTACAAAACTAGAACACTTGCTACAACGGCCTGTAAAAAAGGACAGGTAAGAGTAAATAATGAAATTGTTAAACCAAGCAGAGAAGTTTTTGCCCAAGACATTATTGGCATTAGAAAAAATCAAATAAACTACAGATTAACCGTAAATGATATTCCCGATAGTAGAGTTGGCGCTAAATTAGTTGATCTTTATAGAACGGACACCACGCCTAAAGAACAATTTGAAGCACAAGAGCTTTTAAAATACTCTAAAGATTATTATAGAAAAAAGGGTGTTGGCAGACCTACAAAAAAAGATAGAAGAGATATTGATGATTTTACTGACGAAACCTCCTTTACTGATACTTGATACATTTAATTAACTTTATATAGATGTTAAATCTCACCTTTTAAAAAAAAGTAAAATAAACAGATAAAAATGAGTAATTTTATCCTTTAAATAAAACATAAGCCACTATATGTTATGAATAATGTGATATTAAACCATAGCGAAATTAACCATAAAATAAGACGCATTGCTTTCCAGATATATGAAAGTAATGTAAATGAATCAGAAATTATTATAGCTGGTATTGACAGTAATGGTTATATCCTTGCAAAGAAACTAAAATCAGCTTTACAAAAAATATCAGATATTAATCCGATACTTTGTAAAGTTATTATTGATAAAAAAAACCCTTGGAAACCTATTAAAACATCAATAAAAGCAGAAGAATACAAAAATAAATCTTTAGTTTTAGTTGATGATGTTTTAAATTCTGGCACCACTTTAATATATGGTGTAAAGCACTTTTTAGATGTACCTCTAAAACAATTTAAAACAGCTGTTTTAGTAAACAGGAATCATAAAAAATATCCTGTTAAAGCAGATTTTAAAGGTATTTCATTATCTACCTCATTACACGAACATGTAGAAGTTATTCTTGAAGGAAAAGCTTATGAGGTGATTTTAGAATAATTTCAAAATTAATTCTTCAACTATATTTTTTTTTGATTTACTCCCTGTATTAATAATTAATTGGGCTTGACTGTAATATGGTAAACGTTCAAACAAATGTTTCCCAATAAATTCTGTTAACGCTTCTTCTGTTTCTATATGAGCAATTAAAGGGCGTTTATCTTTTTTCTTTATAAGCTTTTTAACTAGTTTAGGTATTGAAGCCTTTAAATAAATACTTGTAACGTTTTTAGACTCTAATATCATTTCCATATTATTTCCAAAACAAGGCGTACCGCCTCCAACAGACAATATAATGTTATTACTATTTTC
The nucleotide sequence above comes from Flavobacteriaceae bacterium HL-DH10. Encoded proteins:
- the dnaB gene encoding replicative DNA helicase, translating into MKQPNPVQGYKVDKSTIISLEKGKIPPQAIDLEEVVLGAMMIDKKGVDEVIDILSPDAFYKEAHQHIFDAIFQLFENSEPVDLLTVSTQLKKNAKLELSGGDFYLISLTQKVSSSAHIEFHARIILQKFIQRSLIKISNEIIEASYDETKDVFDLLDQAESKLYEVTQGNIKKSSETAQDLVIQAKKKIEEISNKEGLSGIPTGFTKLDKLTSGWQPSDLIIIAARPGMGKTALTLSMARNIAVDQNIPVAFFSLEMASVQLITRLISSETGLSSEKLRTGKLEKHEWEQLNVKVKGLEKAPLFIDDTPSLSIFDLRAKARRLSSQHGIKLIMIDYLQLMTGGSNHGGNREQEISMISRNLKALAKELMVPVIALSQLSRAVETRGGSKRPLLSDLRESGAIEQDADIVSFIYRPEYYKIDEWDDDERSPTEGQGEFIVAKHRNGGLENIRLKFIGNLGKFDNLDDFDSPFEFHSKMNAAANDDTFKADNFKASPDQAFGSSFNDDDDNDVPF
- a CDS encoding DMT family transporter; this translates as MLNAKLKNYFHLHFLVFIAGFTAILGDLISLEAIPLVWFRMVIAFVLMFIYIKISSIKLKINLKSVLRLSIAGVIIALHWITFFASIKESNISIALAMFSTGAFFASLIEPIIYKRTIIWYEILFGIIVIIGVFIILQSEIRYLKGIMLGILSAFFSSLFAVLNGVFLKRHTATVISFYEFLSGVLFISLYILFFGEGFSFEFFNLSQLDFVYLFILASICTAYAFIASVYVMKLISPYTVVLTYNLEPVYGIIIAFILFPEKERMSAAFYYGASIIIAIVLLNGLIKNSSIVKRKQS
- the tgt gene encoding tRNA guanosine(34) transglycosylase Tgt, which produces MKFELKAKDPQSKARAGKITTDHGVIETPIFMPVGTVATVKGVHQRELKDDINPDVILGNTYHLYLRPQTTVLEKAGGLHKFMNWDRNILTDSGGYQVYSLSANRKIKEEGVRFKSHIDGSYHTFTPENVMEIQRSIGADIIMAFDECTPYPCDYNYAKRSMHMTHRWLDRCINHLEKTPLKYDYNQAFFPIVQGSTYKDLRMQSAEYIANSGAVGNAIGGLSVGEPAEEMYAMTDIVCNILPEDKPRYLMGVGTPINILENIALGVDMFDCVMPTRNARNGMLFTAYGSINIKNLKWAEDFSPIDEMGITFVDTEYSKAYLRHLFTVNELLGKQIATIHNLGFYLWLVREARKHILAGDFYAWKEKMVKQMNNRL
- a CDS encoding outer membrane beta-barrel protein, whose translation is MNNLKNFHKYFRINSGVSKNLFYILMIAICIPAATMAQTTEGVGVKAGLNYNSNGNYFQSISTNAQNPDRNVGYHFGLFGKIGKEIYFKPELVYTSTKSDYNDDSFKMQKIDAPLLVGIKVLGPISVFGGPSFQYILDSEFDGIAINDIENDFSVGLNFGIALNLNKIGIDLRYERGFSKNEATFLQNNSINPDRLDTRPDQLILSLSLIL
- a CDS encoding acetyl-CoA carboxylase carboxyltransferase subunit alpha → MEYLEFELPIKELEDQLQKCKVIGEESEVDVTETCAQIALKLKEAQKNIYKNLTAWQRVQMSRHPDRPYTLDYIKALCGESFLELHGDRSFKDDKAMIGGLGKIGDQSYMFIGQQKGYNTKTRQYRNFGMANPEGYRKALRLMKSAEKFGIPVVTLLDTPGAYPGLEAEERGQGEAIARNILEMARLKVPIITIVVGEGASGGALGIGVGDRVLMLENTWYSVISPESCSSILWRSWEYKEQAAEALKLTAIDMKKLKLVDEIIKEPLGGAHRNREKTFLAVRNAISKSFDQLKNLSPKDLVSQRMEKYTQMGVYKG
- a CDS encoding shikimate kinase produces the protein MIVVLIGYMASGKSTLGKMLAKKLNYEFVDLDDYIEEIEKMTVSDVFKTKGEIYFRKQESFYLKEKLENSNNIILSVGGGTPCFGNNMEMILESKNVTSIYLKASIPKLVKKLIKKKDKRPLIAHIETEEALTEFIGKHLFERLPYYSQAQLIINTGSKSKKNIVEELILKLF
- a CDS encoding LptF/LptG family permease, which produces MKILDWYILKRYLFTFTMMLLLFIPIGITVHLAEKIGKILEQDVPLNEVLWYLLDFTIYFAHLLFPLFLFLSVIWFTSKLANNTEIIAFLSSGVSFTRFLRPYLIGSSIVAILAIILGLFLAPKASEGFNDFSFKYFKTGKSAVENRNVFKQINDNEIVYVSRFDVKNSIGHDFTLEHFEGNELKYKISASNIKYVEADTTYRLTNYVKRDILEREDELEIIKTKDTLFTFQVDDLIPEVYAAETKMYGELKRFIEKEKMSGSSNVGRFQLVLYRKWSLPASVFILTIIAVAVSSMKRRGGMGVNLAVGICIAMVFVFFDKIFGVMAEQSDFSPLVAVWFPNVIFGILAAYLLYNAKR
- a CDS encoding RNA-binding S4 domain-containing protein encodes the protein MRIDKYLWCVRYYKTRTLATTACKKGQVRVNNEIVKPSREVFAQDIIGIRKNQINYRLTVNDIPDSRVGAKLVDLYRTDTTPKEQFEAQELLKYSKDYYRKKGVGRPTKKDRRDIDDFTDETSFTDT
- a CDS encoding phosphoribosyltransferase family protein; protein product: MNNVILNHSEINHKIRRIAFQIYESNVNESEIIIAGIDSNGYILAKKLKSALQKISDINPILCKVIIDKKNPWKPIKTSIKAEEYKNKSLVLVDDVLNSGTTLIYGVKHFLDVPLKQFKTAVLVNRNHKKYPVKADFKGISLSTSLHEHVEVILEGKAYEVILE